One Malus domestica chromosome 11, GDT2T_hap1 genomic region harbors:
- the LOC103448010 gene encoding BTB/POZ domain-containing protein At3g44820 isoform X3, which yields MYEESKSTRKSIFTAVLEELPGGPDMFLIAAKFCYGMRVELTPRNVVIVYCAADYLEMTDEYGEGNLLSKSESFFHKNVLHNWKDSILALQSCETVIERAEKLHIVNKCVNAISVMVCTDPSLFGWPMMMYGSLQSPGGSILWNGINTGARIRSSESNWWFEDISYLSVSLFERLIKTMETRGIRPENLVGAIMHYTRKYLPGLGRWQGGQHGIPRTVTSFSLTPIALDQRVVLESIEKLLPLKKGKSFCRFLLGLLRVALILGVSQTCKDALERRIGMQLELATLDGLLIPTYSDTDALYDTDCVERIIHHFMSSESRATPFSPSSFDMETSPSSRPLQKVAKLVDSYIAEVASDVTLKPGMIRSLAEALPESSRTLYDGLYRSLDIYFKAHPWLSDKEKEDLCSIIDFQKLSIDACSHASQNERLPLRVVLQVLFFEQMHLRTALAGCLHGLETQSGPAGPATVPGDMAGQIIQRDGWVTMVRENRVLKVDMEKMRSRVGELEEEFSKIKQEMKKVSKSHSSLSSPRVVGRRIGCSLLSRPSDAKPDTVESTRPSPRSSVEQARPSTLHFRHKKISLQSN from the coding sequence ATGTACGAAGAGTCCAAAAGCACACGCAAGAGCATTTTCACTGCAGTTCTGGAGGAACTCCCAGGTGGCCCTGACATGTTTCTGATTGCAGCTAAATTCTGCTATGGTATGCGAGTGGAATTGACTCCAAGAAATGTAGTAATCGTGTACTGTGCAGCGGACTACCTTGAAATGACAGATGAGTATGGAGAAGGAAACTTGCTCTCAAAGTCAGAGAGTTTCTTCCATAAGAATGTACTTCACAACTGGAAAGACTCTATCTTGGCTCTTCAAAGTTGTGAGACTGTAATTGAAAGGGCAGAAAAGCTTCACATAGTAAACAAGTGTGTAAATGCTATATCGGTGATGGTTTGTACAGATCCTAGTTTGTTTGGATGGCCCATGATGATGTATGGTAGCTTACAGAGTCCTGGTGGAAGCATCCTATGGAACGGAATTAACACTGGAGCGAGAATTCGAAGCTCTGAGTCTAACTGGTGGTTTGAAGACATCTCATACCTTAGTGTGAGTTTGTTTGAGAGGCTTATCAAGACAATGGAAACAAGGGGTATAAGACCCGAAAACCTAGTAGGTGCTATAATGCATTATACCAGAAAGTACCTGCCTGGCCTAGGACGATGGCAGGGTGGACAACACGGTATACCCAGAACAGTTACAAGTTTTAGTTTGACGCCCATTGCCCTTGATCAAAGGGTAGTTTTAGAAAGCATTGAAAAACTTCTTCCCCTCAAGAAGGGAAAATCATTTTGCCGTTTTCTACTTGGTCTTCTTCGTGTTGCATTAATATTGGGTGTCAGTCAAACCTGCAAGGACGCTTTGGAGAGAAGAATAGGGATGCAGCTGGAATTGGCAACCCTAGATGGTCTTCTGATTCCTACTTATTCAGATACTGATGCATTGTATGATACTGACTGTGTTGAACGAATAATACATCATTTTATGTCATCAGAATCAAGGGCTACACCATTTTCTCCGTCATCATTTGACATGGAAACATCACCATCATCAAGACCTTTACAGAAAGTTGCAAAGTTGGTAGATAGCTATATTGCGGAGGTTGCTTCGGATGTGACTTTAAAACCAGGAATGATACGCTCTCTTGCGGAGGCCCTCCCAGAATCTTCAAGAACTTTATATGATGGGTTGTATAGGTCACTGGATATATACTTCAAGGCACACCCTTGGCTCTCAGATAAAGAGAAGGAAGATCTGTGCAGCATCATTGACTTCCAGAAGCTATCTATTGATGCATGTTCCCATGCATCTCAAAATGAGAGGTTGCCActtagagttgttcttcaagtcCTGTTCTTTGAGCAGATGCATTTGAGAACCGCTCTAGCTGGTTGTCTTCATGGCTTGGAAACTCAAAGTGGCCCTGCAGGTCCTGCGACTGTCCCAGGTGACATGGCTGGCCAGATTATACAGAGGGATGGGTGGGTGACTATGGTGCGTGAGAATCGCGTTTTAAAGGTGGATATGGAAAAGATGAGATCTAGAGTTGGTGAACTCGAAGAAGAGTTCAGTAAAATAAAGCAAGAGATGAAAAAGGTGAGCAAATCACATAGCTCCCTCAGTTCTCCTCGTGTGGTTGGCAGGAGGATTGGGTGCAGTCTTCTTTCGAGACCCTCTGATGCTAAACCAGATACTGTTGAGAGTACTCGGCCATCCCCAAGATCATCAGTTGAGCAGGCACGTCCTTCGACCTTGCATTTTAGACACAAGAAAATTTCCTTACAAAGCAATTAA
- the LOC103448010 gene encoding BTB/POZ domain-containing protein At3g44820 isoform X1 encodes MINYRLSPTSKTPLFSRPAKEQKRFCKAGLPSDITVVVDGVSFHLHKFPLISKCGKISHMYEESKSTRKSIFTAVLEELPGGPDMFLIAAKFCYGMRVELTPRNVVIVYCAADYLEMTDEYGEGNLLSKSESFFHKNVLHNWKDSILALQSCETVIERAEKLHIVNKCVNAISVMVCTDPSLFGWPMMMYGSLQSPGGSILWNGINTGARIRSSESNWWFEDISYLSVSLFERLIKTMETRGIRPENLVGAIMHYTRKYLPGLGRWQGGQHGIPRTVTSFSLTPIALDQRVVLESIEKLLPLKKGKSFCRFLLGLLRVALILGVSQTCKDALERRIGMQLELATLDGLLIPTYSDTDALYDTDCVERIIHHFMSSESRATPFSPSSFDMETSPSSRPLQKVAKLVDSYIAEVASDVTLKPGMIRSLAEALPESSRTLYDGLYRSLDIYFKAHPWLSDKEKEDLCSIIDFQKLSIDACSHASQNERLPLRVVLQVLFFEQMHLRTALAGCLHGLETQSGPAGPATVPGDMAGQIIQRDGWVTMVRENRVLKVDMEKMRSRVGELEEEFSKIKQEMKKVSKSHSSLSSPRVVGRRIGCSLLSRPSDAKPDTVESTRPSPRSSVEQARPSTLHFRHKKISLQSN; translated from the exons ATGATTAATTACCGTTTGTCTCCAACAAGTAAAACCCCATTATTTTCTCGGCCGGCTAAAGAGCAAAAAAg GTTTTGCAAAGCGGGATTGCCAAGTGATATTACTGTGGTCGTGGACGGCGTGAGCTTCCATCTTCACAAG TTTCCTCTCATATCAAAATGTGGGAAGATATCACATATGTACGAAGAGTCCAAAAGCACACGCAAGAGCATTTTCACTGCAGTTCTGGAGGAACTCCCAGGTGGCCCTGACATGTTTCTGATTGCAGCTAAATTCTGCTATGGTATGCGAGTGGAATTGACTCCAAGAAATGTAGTAATCGTGTACTGTGCAGCGGACTACCTTGAAATGACAGATGAGTATGGAGAAGGAAACTTGCTCTCAAAGTCAGAGAGTTTCTTCCATAAGAATGTACTTCACAACTGGAAAGACTCTATCTTGGCTCTTCAAAGTTGTGAGACTGTAATTGAAAGGGCAGAAAAGCTTCACATAGTAAACAAGTGTGTAAATGCTATATCGGTGATGGTTTGTACAGATCCTAGTTTGTTTGGATGGCCCATGATGATGTATGGTAGCTTACAGAGTCCTGGTGGAAGCATCCTATGGAACGGAATTAACACTGGAGCGAGAATTCGAAGCTCTGAGTCTAACTGGTGGTTTGAAGACATCTCATACCTTAGTGTGAGTTTGTTTGAGAGGCTTATCAAGACAATGGAAACAAGGGGTATAAGACCCGAAAACCTAGTAGGTGCTATAATGCATTATACCAGAAAGTACCTGCCTGGCCTAGGACGATGGCAGGGTGGACAACACGGTATACCCAGAACAGTTACAAGTTTTAGTTTGACGCCCATTGCCCTTGATCAAAGGGTAGTTTTAGAAAGCATTGAAAAACTTCTTCCCCTCAAGAAGGGAAAATCATTTTGCCGTTTTCTACTTGGTCTTCTTCGTGTTGCATTAATATTGGGTGTCAGTCAAACCTGCAAGGACGCTTTGGAGAGAAGAATAGGGATGCAGCTGGAATTGGCAACCCTAGATGGTCTTCTGATTCCTACTTATTCAGATACTGATGCATTGTATGATACTGACTGTGTTGAACGAATAATACATCATTTTATGTCATCAGAATCAAGGGCTACACCATTTTCTCCGTCATCATTTGACATGGAAACATCACCATCATCAAGACCTTTACAGAAAGTTGCAAAGTTGGTAGATAGCTATATTGCGGAGGTTGCTTCGGATGTGACTTTAAAACCAGGAATGATACGCTCTCTTGCGGAGGCCCTCCCAGAATCTTCAAGAACTTTATATGATGGGTTGTATAGGTCACTGGATATATACTTCAAGGCACACCCTTGGCTCTCAGATAAAGAGAAGGAAGATCTGTGCAGCATCATTGACTTCCAGAAGCTATCTATTGATGCATGTTCCCATGCATCTCAAAATGAGAGGTTGCCActtagagttgttcttcaagtcCTGTTCTTTGAGCAGATGCATTTGAGAACCGCTCTAGCTGGTTGTCTTCATGGCTTGGAAACTCAAAGTGGCCCTGCAGGTCCTGCGACTGTCCCAGGTGACATGGCTGGCCAGATTATACAGAGGGATGGGTGGGTGACTATGGTGCGTGAGAATCGCGTTTTAAAGGTGGATATGGAAAAGATGAGATCTAGAGTTGGTGAACTCGAAGAAGAGTTCAGTAAAATAAAGCAAGAGATGAAAAAGGTGAGCAAATCACATAGCTCCCTCAGTTCTCCTCGTGTGGTTGGCAGGAGGATTGGGTGCAGTCTTCTTTCGAGACCCTCTGATGCTAAACCAGATACTGTTGAGAGTACTCGGCCATCCCCAAGATCATCAGTTGAGCAGGCACGTCCTTCGACCTTGCATTTTAGACACAAGAAAATTTCCTTACAAAGCAATTAA
- the LOC103448010 gene encoding BTB/POZ domain-containing protein At3g44820 isoform X2 yields the protein MAPAGKVSEFCRQGNDWFCKAGLPSDITVVVDGVSFHLHKFPLISKCGKISHMYEESKSTRKSIFTAVLEELPGGPDMFLIAAKFCYGMRVELTPRNVVIVYCAADYLEMTDEYGEGNLLSKSESFFHKNVLHNWKDSILALQSCETVIERAEKLHIVNKCVNAISVMVCTDPSLFGWPMMMYGSLQSPGGSILWNGINTGARIRSSESNWWFEDISYLSVSLFERLIKTMETRGIRPENLVGAIMHYTRKYLPGLGRWQGGQHGIPRTVTSFSLTPIALDQRVVLESIEKLLPLKKGKSFCRFLLGLLRVALILGVSQTCKDALERRIGMQLELATLDGLLIPTYSDTDALYDTDCVERIIHHFMSSESRATPFSPSSFDMETSPSSRPLQKVAKLVDSYIAEVASDVTLKPGMIRSLAEALPESSRTLYDGLYRSLDIYFKAHPWLSDKEKEDLCSIIDFQKLSIDACSHASQNERLPLRVVLQVLFFEQMHLRTALAGCLHGLETQSGPAGPATVPGDMAGQIIQRDGWVTMVRENRVLKVDMEKMRSRVGELEEEFSKIKQEMKKVSKSHSSLSSPRVVGRRIGCSLLSRPSDAKPDTVESTRPSPRSSVEQARPSTLHFRHKKISLQSN from the exons ATGGCTCCAGCTGGGAAGGTTTCTGAGTTTTGCAGACAAGGCAATGACTg GTTTTGCAAAGCGGGATTGCCAAGTGATATTACTGTGGTCGTGGACGGCGTGAGCTTCCATCTTCACAAG TTTCCTCTCATATCAAAATGTGGGAAGATATCACATATGTACGAAGAGTCCAAAAGCACACGCAAGAGCATTTTCACTGCAGTTCTGGAGGAACTCCCAGGTGGCCCTGACATGTTTCTGATTGCAGCTAAATTCTGCTATGGTATGCGAGTGGAATTGACTCCAAGAAATGTAGTAATCGTGTACTGTGCAGCGGACTACCTTGAAATGACAGATGAGTATGGAGAAGGAAACTTGCTCTCAAAGTCAGAGAGTTTCTTCCATAAGAATGTACTTCACAACTGGAAAGACTCTATCTTGGCTCTTCAAAGTTGTGAGACTGTAATTGAAAGGGCAGAAAAGCTTCACATAGTAAACAAGTGTGTAAATGCTATATCGGTGATGGTTTGTACAGATCCTAGTTTGTTTGGATGGCCCATGATGATGTATGGTAGCTTACAGAGTCCTGGTGGAAGCATCCTATGGAACGGAATTAACACTGGAGCGAGAATTCGAAGCTCTGAGTCTAACTGGTGGTTTGAAGACATCTCATACCTTAGTGTGAGTTTGTTTGAGAGGCTTATCAAGACAATGGAAACAAGGGGTATAAGACCCGAAAACCTAGTAGGTGCTATAATGCATTATACCAGAAAGTACCTGCCTGGCCTAGGACGATGGCAGGGTGGACAACACGGTATACCCAGAACAGTTACAAGTTTTAGTTTGACGCCCATTGCCCTTGATCAAAGGGTAGTTTTAGAAAGCATTGAAAAACTTCTTCCCCTCAAGAAGGGAAAATCATTTTGCCGTTTTCTACTTGGTCTTCTTCGTGTTGCATTAATATTGGGTGTCAGTCAAACCTGCAAGGACGCTTTGGAGAGAAGAATAGGGATGCAGCTGGAATTGGCAACCCTAGATGGTCTTCTGATTCCTACTTATTCAGATACTGATGCATTGTATGATACTGACTGTGTTGAACGAATAATACATCATTTTATGTCATCAGAATCAAGGGCTACACCATTTTCTCCGTCATCATTTGACATGGAAACATCACCATCATCAAGACCTTTACAGAAAGTTGCAAAGTTGGTAGATAGCTATATTGCGGAGGTTGCTTCGGATGTGACTTTAAAACCAGGAATGATACGCTCTCTTGCGGAGGCCCTCCCAGAATCTTCAAGAACTTTATATGATGGGTTGTATAGGTCACTGGATATATACTTCAAGGCACACCCTTGGCTCTCAGATAAAGAGAAGGAAGATCTGTGCAGCATCATTGACTTCCAGAAGCTATCTATTGATGCATGTTCCCATGCATCTCAAAATGAGAGGTTGCCActtagagttgttcttcaagtcCTGTTCTTTGAGCAGATGCATTTGAGAACCGCTCTAGCTGGTTGTCTTCATGGCTTGGAAACTCAAAGTGGCCCTGCAGGTCCTGCGACTGTCCCAGGTGACATGGCTGGCCAGATTATACAGAGGGATGGGTGGGTGACTATGGTGCGTGAGAATCGCGTTTTAAAGGTGGATATGGAAAAGATGAGATCTAGAGTTGGTGAACTCGAAGAAGAGTTCAGTAAAATAAAGCAAGAGATGAAAAAGGTGAGCAAATCACATAGCTCCCTCAGTTCTCCTCGTGTGGTTGGCAGGAGGATTGGGTGCAGTCTTCTTTCGAGACCCTCTGATGCTAAACCAGATACTGTTGAGAGTACTCGGCCATCCCCAAGATCATCAGTTGAGCAGGCACGTCCTTCGACCTTGCATTTTAGACACAAGAAAATTTCCTTACAAAGCAATTAA
- the LOC103448009 gene encoding protein RETICULATA-RELATED 1, chloroplastic-like, whose amino-acid sequence MSVCSPPPSHAHLPNAVVSSSASEARAPLQCLQNPKPHSELANSLKLVALHHSPSRNRRFHLNCAGSETISVAEKNGDFTEAKAMVSEPKIDGSGGGNDSGDGGDSFGGRGRGEGDGGGKEEGGEGEEFGPLLKFDEVMKESEARGVKLPLDMLEAAKTTGLREVFLLRYLDLQGSVWPLGFLIKYCSMLRNRMLADPSFLFKVGTEIVIDSCCATFAEVQKRGKDFWAEFELYAADLLVGIVVDIALVGMLAPYARIGKPSVSRGLLGSVQQACASLPSSVFEAERPGCKFTVQQRTATYFYKGVLYGSVGFVCGLIGQGIANMIMNAKRSVNKSEGDIPVPPLVKSAALWGVFLAVSSNTRYQIVNGLEGLVEASPLAKRVPPVAMAFTIGVRFANNIYGGMQFVDWAKLSGVQ is encoded by the exons ATGTCAGTTTGCTCGCCGCCACCATCGCATGCGCACCTGCCAAACGCCGTCGTTTCCAGCTCCGCCTCCGAGGCCAGAGCTCCTCTGCAATGTCTCCAAAATCCTAAACCCCATTCCGAACTCGCAAACTCGTTAAAGCTGGTGGCTTTACACCATTCGCCGTCTCGCAACCGCCGTTTCCATCTCAATTGCGCGGGATCAGAGACCATTTCTGTCGCGGAAAAAAATGGTGATTTCACGGAGGCGAAAGCGATGGTTTCTGAGCCGAAAATCGACGGCTCCGGCGGAGGAAATGACAGTGGTGATGGCGGCGATTCATTTGGTGGCAGAGGAAGAGGAGAAGGAGACGGCGGGGGTAAAGAGGAGGGCGGAGAGGGAGAGGAGTTTGGGCCATTGCTGAAGTTTGATGAGGTGATGAAGGAGAGCGAAGCGCGGGGAGTGAAGCTTCCTTTGGACATGCTTGAGGCTGCTAAGACTACTGGGCTTCGGGAGGTGTTCCTTCTCCGCTACTTGGATTTGCag GGTTCAGTTTGGCCACTGGGTTTTTTGATCAAGTACTGCTCAATGCTACGTAACCGGATGCTGGCTGATCCTTCCTTTCTTTTCAAAGTTGGGACAGAG ATAGTCATAGATTCTTGTTGTGCAACATTTGCAGAAGTTCAGAAAAGGGGAAAGGATTTCTGGGCGGAGTTTGAGTTGTATGCTGCTGATCTTTTGGTTGGAATAGTGGTTGACATTGCTTTGGTTGGCATGTTGGCACCCTATGCTCGGATTGGAAAGCCATCAGTGTCACGAGGTTTATTAGGAAGCGTGCAACAGGCTTGTGCCTCTCTTCCTAGCAG CGTCTTTGAAGCTGAAAGGCCGGGATGTAAATTCACAGTCCAGCAGAGAACAGCCACATACTTCTATAAG GGTGTGTTGTACGGATCAGTTGGCTTTGTATGCGGTCTTATTGGACAAGGAATTGCAAATATGATCATGAATGCCAAAAG GAGCGTAAACAAGTCAGAAGGGGACATACCCGTGCCTCCTCTCGTGAAAAGTGCCGCTCTTTGGG GTGTATTTCTTGCTGTCTCGTCCAACACTCGTTATCAGATCGTAAACGGTCTGGAAGGGCTGGTTGAAGCATCACCGTTGGCAAAACGTGTCCCGCCTGTTGCGATGGCATTCACTATAGGCGTACGATTCGCCAACAATATCTACGGTGGTATGCAGTTCGTAGATTGGGCTAAATTAAGCGGAGTGCAGTAG
- the LOC103448008 gene encoding AP-2 complex subunit alpha-1-like: protein MALSGMRGLSVFISDVRNCPNKEQERLRVDKELGNVRTRFKNEKGLTPYEKKKYVWKMLYIYMLGYDVDFGHMEAVSLISAPKYPEKQVGYIVTACLLNENHDFLRLAINTVRNDIIGRNETFQCLALTMVGNIGGREFAESLAPDVQKLLISSSYRPLVRKKAALCLLRLYRKNPDVVNVDGWADRMAQLLDERDLGVLTSSMSLLVALVSNHYDAYWSCLPKCVKILERLARNQDIPQEYTYYGIPSPWLQVKTMRALQYFPTVEDPNTRRSLFEVLQRILMGTDVVKNVNKNNASHAVLFEALALVMHLDAEKEMMSQCVALLGKFIAVREPNIRYLGLENMTRMLMVTDVQDIIKRHQAQIITSLKDPDISIRRRALDLLYGMCDVSNAKDIVEELLQYLSTADFAMREELSLKAAILAEKFAPDLSWYVDVILQLIDKAGDFVSDDIWFRVVQFVTNNEDLQPYAAAKAREYLDKPAIHETMVKVSAYIIGEFGHLLARRPGCSPKELFTVIHEKLPAVTTSTIPILLSTYAKIFMHTQPPDQELQNQIWSIFNKYESCIDVEIQQRAAEYLALSRRGADLVDILAEMPKFPERQSALIKKAEDTEVDTAEQSAIKLRAQQQTSSALVVTDQRPANGTPPVNQLGLVKMPSMSSNADHNSTDQGLSQENGTLSKVDPQPPSADLLGDLLGPLAIEGRPATAGQQQQTVTPGLGSDPNAVDASAIVPVGEEQNSVQPIGNIAERFHALCLKDSGVLYEDPNIQIGVKSEWRLHQGFLVLFLGNKNTSPLVSVQAIILPPSHLKMELSLVPDTIPPRAQVQCPLEVVNLRPSRDVAVLDFSYKFGNNMVNVKLRLPAVLSKFLQPIPVSTEEFFPQWRSLSGPPLKLQEVVRGVKPMPLVEMANLLNSFRLMVCPALDPNPNNLVASTTFYSENTRAMLCLVRIETDPADRTQLRMTVASGDPTLTLELKEFIKEQLVFMPPAPHAPGPVPPAPPVAQPTSPVAALTDPGAMLAGLL from the exons ATGGCGTTGTCTGGCATGCGAGGCCTCTCTGTTTTCATCAGCGACGTTCGGAATTGCCCGAACAAAGAGCAGGAGAGGCTCCGGGTCGATAAGGAGCTTGGGAATGTCCGTACACGCTTCAAAAACGAAAAG GGTTTAACACCTTATGAAAAGAAGAAATATGTCTGGAAAATGCTTTACATTTATATGCTGGGCTACGATGTGGATTTTGGGCACATGGAAGCAGTTTCTCTAATATCTGCGCCTAAGTATCCAGAAAAGCAG GTTGGGTACATTGTAACAGCATGCTTGCTCAATGAGAACCATGATTTTCTGAGATTAGCGATAAATACCGTGCGCAATGACATCATTGGTCGGAATGAGACTTTCCAATGTTTGGCGTTGACTATG GTTGGGAATATTGGTGGGCGAGAATTTGCGGAGTCATTAGCACCTGATGTTCAAAAGTTACTT ATTTCTAGCAGCTACAGACCACTTGTGAGAAAAAAAGCTGCACTATGTCTATTGCGCTTGTATAGAAAAAATCCTGATGTTGTCAATGTCGATGGCTG GGCTGACCGGATGGCACAACTTTTAGATGAACGTGATCTTGGTGTTTTAACATCGTCTATGAGCCTTCTTGTTGCCCTTGTATCAAACCACTATGATGCTTACTGGAGTTGTCTTCCAAAATGCGTTAAAATTTTAGAACGACTAGCTAGGAACCAGGATATTCCACAAGAGTACACCTACTATGGGATCCCATCTCCCTGGCTTCAG GTCAAGACAATGAGGGCTCTTCAGTATTTTCCAACCGTCGAAGATCCAAATACCAGAAGATCATTATTTGAG GTCTTACAGCGGATTTTGATGGGTACTGATGTTGTGAAAAATGTTAATAAGAACAATGCATCACATGCTGTTCTCTTTGAAGCCCTCGCTTTA GTCATGCATCTTGATGCTGAAAAGGAGATGATGTCTCAGTGTGTTGCCCTTCTTGGAAAATTTATTGCTGTCCGTGAACCAAATATCCGATATCTTGGTTTG GAAAATATGACCCGCATGTTAATGGTTACTGATGTGCAAGATATCATCAAGAGACATCAGGCTCAGATCATCACCTCATTGAAGGATCCAGATATCAG TATACGTAGGCGTGCTCTTGACTTGCTTTATGGTATGTGTGATGTTTCAAATGCAAAGGATATAGTCGAAGAATTATTGCAG TATCTTAGCACAGCAGATTTTGCCATGCGTGAAGAATTGTCTCTTAAGGCTGCCATTCTTGCAGAAAAGTTTGCCCCTGATCTTTCTTG GTATGTAGATGTGATTCTTCAATTAATTGACAAGGCTGGAGATTTTGTTAGTGACGATATATGGTTTCGTGTTGTGCAATTTGTTACAAATAACGAAGACTTACAG CCTTATGCAGCAGCAAAAGCTAGGGAGTATCTTGACAAACCTGCTATACATGAGACTATGGTTAAG GTCAGTGCATATATCATTGGAGAATTTGGCCATCTTTTGGCCAGACGGCCTGGGTGCAGTCCGAAGGAATTATTTACCGTCATACATGAGAAGCTTCCTGCTGTAAC GACATCTACTATACCTATTCTTCTTTCAACATATGCTAAGATCTTTATGCACACTCAGCCTCCAGACCAGGAACTACAGAATCAGATCTGGTCAATATTCAACAA ATATGAGAGTTGCATTGATGTTGAGATACAACAAAGAGCTGCTGAATACCTTGCCTTAAGTAGGAGAGGTGCAGATCTGGTGGATATTTTGGCTGAAATGCCTAAATTTCCTGAGCGGCAG TCTGCATTGATCAAGAAGGCTGAAGATACAGAGGTTGATACAGCAGAACAAAGTGCTATCAAGTTGCGGGCCCAGCAGCAAACATCAAGTGCTTTGGTTGTGACCGATCAACGCCCTGCTAACGGGACCCCGCCTGTCAACCAGCTCGGTCTTGTCAAGATGCCCAGCATGAGCAGTAACGCG GATCACAATTCAACTGACCAAGGGTTGTCTCAGGAAAATGGTACTTTGAGTAAAGTTGATCCTCAGCCACCTTCAGCAGATCTCCTTGGTGATCTCTTGGGTCCCCTGGCTATTGAAGGCCGTCCTGCTACTGCTGGTCAGCAACAGCAGACTGTAACCCCTGGATTAGGAAGCGATCCAAATGCAGTGGATGCTTCAGCAATTGTGCCTGTTGGCGAGGAGCAAAATTCTGTTCAG CCAATAGGAAATATTGCTGAAAGATTTCATGCTCTCTGCTTGAAAGATAGTGGTGTTCTATACGAAGATCCTAATATTCAG ATTGGAGTTAAATCCGAGTGGCGGCTACATCAAGGATTTCTTGTTCTATTCTTGGGAAACAAAAATACTTCACCACTTGTGTCAGTTCAGGCTATAATATTACCTCCCTCTCATTTGAAAATGGAGCTCTCACTAGTACCGGATACTATTCCTCCCAGGGCACAG GTACAATGCCCACTTGAAGTTGTGAATCTCAGACCTAGCAGGGATGTAGCGGTTCTTGACTTTTCCTACAAGTTTGGTAACAATATG GTCAATGTCAAACTTCGCCTCCCAGCTGTCTTAAGTAAATTTCTTCAGCCTATTCCGGTGTCTACTGAAGAGTTCTTTCCTCAGTGGAGATCACTATCGGGGCCACCTCTGAAGCTTCAAGAAGTG GTTAGAGGTGTCAAACCAATGCCACTTGTAGAAATGGCGAATCTACTTAACAGTTTCCGGTTGATGGTTTGTCCAGCGCTT gatccaaatccaaataaTCTTGTTGCAAGTACAACGTTTTACTCAGAAAATACACGGGCCATGCTTTGCTTG GTTAGAATAGAAACAGATCCAGCAGACAGAACACAGTTGCGTATGACAGTTGCTTCAGGGGACCCTACATTAACGCTTGA gtTGAAGGAGTTCATCAAGGAACAATTAGTTTTCATGCCTCCAGCCCCTCATGCACCTGGACCAGTGCCGCCAGCACCTCCAGTAGCTCAACCGACCAGCCCGGTTGCAGCATTAACGGATCCCGGGGCTATGCTGGCCGGCCTGCTGTGA